Proteins encoded together in one Streptomyces sp. NBC_01363 window:
- a CDS encoding transferase, protein MSPPVWAIQVRKCAEVSSRSRTSARLVTAAAIITAYVALHLAITACLNLQSRDHFRDASARGAAFVTALDHYANGEVSARADILATAEWFVKNAPPRESRSTVTSAARYAEEGEVSAAREHAGNLVAQIGQDRARLDRDLSSSGTAALWWGAAAAVLTVPALWLRHRHRTGAAEIVGIVGRFAPRQPWWRRPVFLAASGAGYALFAAGLVAAGMAQRSNLDMPMATQVLLLPVGLAALGAGFLILRHSRPRSVRSAVHALRADARQPVLYLRSFADDSIAAQVDDGIYFNIHSREEQLAGLLGAFGPVIAVGKPGEPLPQLGAARFYLPLDDWQPTILQLMELSQLIVLSVGPGEGLWWEVEQALAIQPARKLVLLAPGRLSGVAERLDELLPAPSRLNELAADSSWISATIAFGPGWTPHVQPVVEPAPGARAPRGIKAGLMSLLVISPAHRVARAMKAALVAAGVRRRVVIMRADLGMLATFGKGLLVLTALAIPYRVLQLFGLW, encoded by the coding sequence ATGTCGCCGCCGGTGTGGGCGATTCAAGTCAGGAAGTGTGCTGAGGTGTCCTCCCGCTCACGGACGTCTGCCCGGCTGGTCACTGCGGCTGCGATCATCACCGCCTACGTCGCGCTGCACTTGGCGATCACCGCATGCCTGAACCTGCAGTCCCGCGACCATTTCCGCGATGCCTCGGCGCGGGGTGCCGCCTTCGTCACCGCGCTGGACCACTACGCCAACGGGGAGGTGTCCGCTCGCGCTGACATCCTCGCGACAGCGGAGTGGTTCGTGAAGAACGCCCCGCCCAGGGAAAGCCGGTCCACGGTCACTTCCGCCGCCCGCTACGCCGAGGAGGGCGAGGTCTCCGCCGCTCGCGAGCACGCGGGCAACCTGGTCGCGCAAATCGGGCAAGATCGGGCGCGGCTTGACCGGGACCTCAGCTCGTCGGGCACGGCCGCGCTGTGGTGGGGAGCGGCCGCAGCAGTACTCACCGTGCCGGCGCTATGGCTGCGGCACCGCCACCGGACGGGTGCTGCGGAGATCGTCGGGATAGTCGGCCGGTTCGCCCCGCGTCAGCCATGGTGGCGCCGCCCGGTGTTCCTGGCGGCCAGCGGAGCCGGGTACGCGCTGTTCGCGGCGGGCCTCGTGGCAGCAGGTATGGCCCAGCGATCGAATCTTGATATGCCGATGGCGACGCAGGTGCTCCTCCTGCCTGTCGGGCTGGCCGCGCTGGGAGCCGGCTTCCTGATCCTGCGCCACTCCCGCCCACGTTCGGTCCGCAGCGCGGTCCACGCACTGCGGGCCGACGCTCGTCAGCCCGTGCTCTATCTGCGCAGCTTCGCCGATGACTCCATCGCGGCTCAGGTCGACGACGGGATCTACTTCAATATCCACTCCCGGGAGGAACAACTCGCGGGGTTGCTGGGCGCCTTCGGCCCCGTAATTGCGGTGGGCAAGCCTGGGGAGCCCCTCCCACAGTTGGGCGCGGCGCGCTTCTATCTGCCGCTCGACGACTGGCAGCCGACGATTCTTCAGCTGATGGAACTGTCCCAGCTCATCGTGCTGAGCGTGGGCCCGGGTGAGGGATTGTGGTGGGAGGTCGAGCAGGCTCTCGCCATCCAGCCCGCGCGCAAGCTGGTCCTGCTGGCACCGGGCCGGCTGTCGGGTGTGGCCGAGCGGCTGGACGAGCTCCTGCCGGCGCCGTCCCGGCTGAACGAGTTGGCCGCTGACAGCTCCTGGATTTCCGCCACCATCGCCTTCGGGCCCGGGTGGACACCGCATGTGCAGCCGGTGGTGGAGCCCGCGCCCGGCGCAAGGGCCCCGCGAGGCATCAAAGCCGGTCTGATGTCCCTATTGGTGATCTCGCCCGCACACCGCGTGGCTCGCGCTATGAAGGCCGCGTTGGTGGCTGCGGGCGTCCGCAGACGGGTCGTCATCATGCGGGCCGACCTCGGCATGCTGGCCACTTTCGGGAAGGGGCTTCTGGTGCTCACGGCCCTGGCCATCCCGTACCGGGTACTGCAGCTCTTTGGCCTCTGGTAA
- a CDS encoding DUF4328 domain-containing protein gives MDSPQQGMHVRLTGAATTATILILLSLVREILVSYVNWRGYFVIQDYLAGGATDADLEADDFVSKLVTWPTLLVLLAAGVAFLVWLWRARINAELMSGAAAHRRSRGWVIGAWTIPVASLFYPYQIVEDIWQASAPRRPAPVGLVAAWWALFVAATVIKPIQWRLASNLESEQDALSNAILSTVLTVLYLAAGVLVTLVIRRITEWQTLAAPALPPQPSGSAPTGINGKTVTGVAAAIAVLVVLTVWAVHTGSDSNGTSTISSTTPSPTYDADQATTGDNYGTGEGSSSEGGYGSDSPTLDEPAPDEPAPDESSAEDMAFSDLETDDCLSNYNDAGSDWIPATPETTNCSDTDAYFVVASVEQDEECTSDMTWFHSNDDATDTDLCLNRNFAVGQCMFAEVDGEQLSMYFNAVTPCDAAIPDDYQYTVRLTRVYSGGAPDDACGDDRMWTTDGGAALCGEVPFKRSGLPDV, from the coding sequence GTGGACAGTCCACAGCAGGGCATGCATGTGCGCCTGACAGGCGCGGCCACCACCGCGACAATACTGATCCTGCTATCGCTCGTGCGCGAGATACTGGTTTCGTATGTCAACTGGCGCGGGTACTTCGTCATCCAGGACTACCTGGCCGGGGGCGCGACGGACGCGGACCTGGAGGCGGACGACTTCGTCTCCAAGCTGGTGACGTGGCCGACGCTCTTGGTGTTGCTCGCGGCCGGCGTGGCGTTCTTGGTCTGGTTGTGGCGGGCGCGGATCAACGCCGAACTGATGAGCGGCGCTGCCGCACACCGCCGGTCGCGGGGCTGGGTGATCGGCGCGTGGACCATCCCGGTGGCCAGCCTGTTCTACCCGTACCAGATCGTGGAGGACATCTGGCAGGCCAGCGCCCCCCGGCGGCCCGCTCCCGTCGGCCTCGTCGCTGCCTGGTGGGCGCTGTTCGTTGCTGCCACAGTGATAAAGCCCATCCAATGGCGATTGGCCTCGAATCTGGAGAGCGAGCAGGACGCGCTGTCCAACGCGATCCTGTCCACCGTCCTCACGGTGCTGTACCTGGCGGCCGGCGTACTGGTCACCCTCGTCATCAGGCGGATCACCGAGTGGCAGACCTTGGCTGCACCAGCACTACCACCACAGCCATCGGGATCCGCACCCACTGGCATCAACGGGAAAACCGTCACGGGAGTAGCCGCAGCGATCGCCGTTCTCGTGGTCCTCACAGTGTGGGCGGTTCACACGGGCAGCGATTCCAACGGCACGTCCACCATCTCCAGCACCACACCATCGCCCACCTACGACGCAGATCAGGCCACGACCGGTGACAACTACGGCACTGGCGAGGGAAGCAGCAGCGAGGGCGGCTACGGATCCGATAGCCCCACCCTCGACGAACCCGCACCCGACGAACCTGCACCCGATGAATCCAGTGCTGAGGACATGGCATTCAGCGATCTCGAAACCGACGACTGCCTGAGTAACTACAACGACGCGGGCTCAGACTGGATCCCTGCAACGCCGGAGACGACCAACTGTTCTGACACCGACGCCTATTTCGTCGTGGCATCAGTCGAGCAGGACGAGGAGTGTACCTCCGACATGACGTGGTTTCACAGCAACGACGACGCCACCGACACCGATCTCTGCCTGAACCGGAACTTCGCAGTCGGCCAGTGCATGTTCGCCGAGGTCGACGGCGAGCAACTCTCCATGTACTTCAACGCCGTCACTCCATGCGACGCTGCCATCCCCGATGACTACCAATACACCGTCCGGCTCACGAGGGTGTACTCAGGTGGCGCCCCCGATGATGCCTGCGGGGATGACCGCATGTGGACTACGGACGGCGGCGCCGCACTGTGCGGGGAAGTCCCCTTCAAGCGCTCTGGCCTCCCGGACGTTTAG
- a CDS encoding IS6 family transposase, with protein sequence MPSTAPPYKSHRYPVEVISHCVWLYFRFPLSFREIEELMLERGVIVSYETIRRWCLKFGQAYANSLRRRCPRPGDKWHLDEVFIKINGEWKYLWRAVDQDGMVLDILVQARRDKAAARRFFRRLLKTTGAVPRVIVTDKLRAYGAAHREVMPSVEHRSHKGLNNRAENSHQPTRQRERAMKGFRSIGGAQRFLSAFTGISPHFRPDRHHMTAGRHRLEMTIRFTIWNHITGSTGLPARV encoded by the coding sequence ATGCCTTCCACGGCACCGCCGTACAAAAGCCACCGGTACCCGGTGGAGGTCATCTCGCACTGCGTGTGGCTGTACTTCCGCTTCCCGCTCAGCTTCCGCGAGATCGAGGAGCTGATGCTCGAGCGCGGAGTGATCGTCTCCTACGAGACAATCCGCCGCTGGTGCCTGAAGTTCGGTCAGGCCTACGCCAACTCGTTGCGCCGGAGGTGCCCCCGGCCGGGTGACAAGTGGCATCTCGACGAGGTCTTCATCAAGATCAATGGTGAGTGGAAGTACCTGTGGCGGGCCGTGGACCAAGACGGGATGGTGCTCGACATCCTCGTGCAGGCCCGTCGTGACAAGGCCGCGGCCAGGCGCTTCTTCCGCCGGCTCCTCAAAACGACCGGGGCGGTGCCCAGGGTGATCGTCACGGACAAACTCCGTGCCTACGGCGCAGCGCACCGTGAGGTGATGCCCTCGGTGGAACATCGCTCGCACAAGGGGTTGAACAACCGGGCGGAGAACTCCCATCAGCCGACGAGGCAGCGTGAACGCGCGATGAAAGGATTCCGCAGCATCGGCGGGGCGCAGCGGTTCCTGTCCGCGTTCACCGGGATCTCACCCCACTTCCGACCCGACCGCCACCACATGACCGCCGGCCGCCACCGCCTCGAGATGACCATCCGCTTCACTATCTGGAACCACATCACCGGCAGCACCGGCCTGCCCGCCAGGGTCTGA
- a CDS encoding IS630 family transposase, producing MQQIVRRGSTGSVRFRRAMMLLASAGGNRAPLIAKLVQADEDTVRDVIHRFSEIGLACLDPQWAGGRPRLLSPDDEDFVIQTATTRPTKLGQPFTRWSIRKLSAYLRRVHGRVIRIGREALRCLLARRGVTFQRTKTWKDSTDPDRDAKLDRIEHVMDHFPDRVFAFDEFGPLGIRPTGGSCWAEQGRPDRVPATYHRTHGVTYFHGCYSIGDDTLWGVNRRRKGTTNSLAALRSIRAARPDGAPIYVIMDNLSAHKGAKIRRWAWKNKVELCFTPTNASWANPIEAHFGPLRQFTLANSNHPNHTVQTRELHRHLRWRNANARHPDLLAAQRRERARIRSEKGLRWGGRPLAAA from the coding sequence CTGCAGCAGATCGTGCGTCGGGGCAGCACCGGTTCGGTGCGGTTCCGGCGCGCGATGATGCTGTTGGCCTCGGCCGGCGGGAACCGGGCCCCGTTGATCGCGAAGCTGGTCCAGGCCGACGAGGACACCGTCCGCGATGTGATCCACCGGTTCAGCGAAATCGGCCTGGCCTGCCTGGACCCTCAGTGGGCGGGAGGCCGTCCCCGCCTGCTCAGTCCTGACGACGAGGACTTCGTCATCCAGACGGCCACCACCCGCCCAACCAAGCTCGGCCAGCCCTTCACTCGCTGGTCCATCCGCAAACTCTCCGCCTACCTGCGCCGCGTGCACGGCCGTGTGATCCGGATAGGCCGCGAGGCGTTACGGTGCCTGCTCGCCCGTCGCGGCGTCACCTTCCAGCGCACCAAGACCTGGAAGGATTCCACCGATCCTGACCGCGATGCCAAGCTGGACCGGATCGAGCACGTCATGGACCATTTCCCTGACCGCGTCTTCGCATTCGACGAGTTCGGGCCGCTCGGCATACGCCCGACCGGCGGATCCTGCTGGGCCGAGCAGGGCCGGCCCGACCGGGTCCCGGCGACCTACCACCGCACCCACGGCGTGACCTACTTCCACGGTTGTTACTCCATCGGCGACGACACCCTCTGGGGTGTCAACCGCCGCCGCAAGGGCACCACCAACAGCCTTGCCGCGCTCCGGTCCATCCGCGCCGCTCGCCCCGACGGCGCCCCGATCTACGTGATCATGGACAACCTCTCCGCCCACAAGGGCGCCAAGATCCGCCGGTGGGCGTGGAAGAACAAAGTCGAGCTGTGCTTCACCCCGACGAACGCCTCCTGGGCCAATCCGATCGAGGCGCACTTCGGGCCGCTGCGGCAGTTCACCCTGGCCAACTCAAACCACCCCAACCACACTGTTCAGACCCGCGAGCTGCACCGCCATCTGCGCTGGCGCAATGCCAACGCCCGCCACCCCGACCTCCTGGCCGCCCAACGCCGCGAACGAGCCCGCATCCGCAGCGAGAAGGGCCTCCGCTGGGGCGGCCGACCTTTGGCCGCGGCCTGA
- a CDS encoding IS5 family transposase — MERMPYATDLSDEQWSLIEPLVTAWKQDRVSRSATGDPGSCDLREVVNALLYQNRTGCQWRLLPHDLPAWSAVFYYFSVWREDGLDQRIQEILRCQVRERSRRLEDPSLVIIDTQSVRVAAGVPKKTTGLDANKKTPGRKRGLAVDVLGLIIGVVILAASAHDNEAGIALLDQAAERCGMRLEKVLVDQGFKDAVIIHGAVKDITVEVVRRNPDDKGKGFVPQPKRWVVEQVNGTLMLHRRLARDYDHRPDNAASRVYWASTAGMLRRLTTPTPTWRDDVELAA; from the coding sequence ATGGAACGGATGCCGTACGCAACCGACTTGTCCGACGAGCAGTGGTCGTTGATCGAGCCGCTGGTCACCGCGTGGAAGCAGGATCGGGTGTCGCGGTCGGCGACCGGGGACCCGGGCTCCTGCGACCTGCGCGAGGTCGTGAACGCGCTGCTCTACCAGAACCGGACGGGCTGTCAGTGGCGTCTCCTGCCGCACGACCTCCCGGCCTGGTCGGCGGTGTTCTACTACTTCAGCGTGTGGCGCGAGGACGGCCTTGACCAGCGGATCCAGGAGATCCTGCGCTGCCAGGTGCGGGAGCGGTCCAGGCGATTAGAGGACCCGTCCCTGGTGATCATCGACACCCAGTCCGTCCGCGTGGCGGCCGGAGTGCCGAAGAAGACGACGGGACTGGACGCGAACAAGAAGACGCCCGGCAGGAAGCGGGGACTCGCCGTCGACGTACTGGGCCTGATCATCGGTGTGGTGATCCTCGCCGCGAGCGCGCACGACAACGAGGCCGGCATCGCCCTGCTGGACCAGGCGGCCGAACGATGCGGGATGCGCCTGGAAAAAGTCCTCGTCGACCAGGGCTTCAAAGACGCCGTGATCATCCACGGGGCGGTGAAGGACATCACCGTCGAGGTGGTCCGCCGCAACCCCGACGACAAGGGCAAAGGCTTCGTCCCGCAACCGAAACGATGGGTGGTCGAGCAGGTCAACGGCACCCTCATGCTGCACCGGCGCCTCGCCCGCGACTACGACCACCGGCCCGACAACGCGGCCTCCCGCGTCTACTGGGCCTCCACCGCCGGCATGCTCCGCCGCCTCACCACCCCTACCCCCACATGGCGTGACGACGTGGAGCTGGCCGCGTGA
- the ltrA gene encoding group II intron reverse transcriptase/maturase: protein MNTDAPTLTSFGAERRVREIQTKLHRWATDNSDRQFCDLFNLVCDPAFLLIAWERVRDNRGARSAGVDGKSAYYIERQGVGEFLAEVREDLKAQRFRPLPVRERMIPKAGGQKLRRLGIPTVRDRVVQAALKLALEPIFEADFEPCSYGFRPNRRAHDAIAEIRTFASPPHRYEWVVEGDIAACFDEISHSALMGRVRQRVSDKRVLMLVKAFLKAGILNKEGLFRESRTGTPQGGILSPLLANVALSVLDEHFARRHREQRRMTRQQRRGEPSFRLIRYADDWVALVRGDRADAEAIRDEAAEALSMMGLRLSEEKTTLVHIDEGFDFLGWRIQRHRKQGTAKYYVYTYPSKKAVKSVTGKVRAASRLDKNQPLEVLLRYLNSVLRGWCVYFQPGVSSVTFHFLRAFTWRRVMGWLHRKHPRANWKQVRRRYCQGQWWPSDGDTALFDPGRMRTTRYRYRGTAIPTPWASMI, encoded by the coding sequence GTGAATACCGACGCACCAACGCTCACGTCGTTCGGCGCGGAGCGCAGGGTACGAGAGATCCAGACCAAGCTGCACCGTTGGGCGACCGACAATTCAGACAGGCAGTTCTGTGATTTGTTCAATCTCGTCTGTGATCCCGCATTTCTCCTGATTGCGTGGGAGCGAGTGCGGGACAACAGGGGTGCACGGTCGGCAGGGGTTGACGGGAAGAGCGCCTACTATATCGAGCGGCAAGGCGTCGGCGAGTTCCTGGCCGAAGTCCGCGAAGATTTGAAAGCGCAGCGGTTTCGTCCCTTACCGGTCCGCGAGCGGATGATTCCGAAAGCGGGCGGACAGAAATTGCGCCGCCTAGGTATCCCCACCGTGCGTGATCGCGTTGTTCAGGCTGCGCTGAAATTGGCGCTGGAGCCTATTTTCGAGGCGGACTTTGAGCCGTGCTCGTACGGCTTCCGGCCCAATCGGCGAGCTCATGACGCGATCGCCGAGATCCGCACCTTCGCCAGCCCGCCTCACCGATACGAGTGGGTCGTGGAGGGCGATATCGCGGCGTGCTTTGACGAAATCTCGCACTCGGCGCTTATGGGCCGGGTACGGCAACGGGTCTCCGATAAGCGCGTCCTGATGCTGGTCAAGGCGTTCCTGAAAGCCGGAATCCTCAACAAAGAGGGACTCTTCAGGGAATCGCGCACAGGGACGCCACAGGGCGGAATCCTTTCACCTTTGCTCGCCAACGTCGCACTATCGGTACTCGATGAGCATTTCGCTCGACGTCACCGAGAGCAGAGAAGGATGACTCGGCAGCAGCGGCGGGGAGAGCCATCATTTCGGCTTATCCGCTACGCTGACGACTGGGTCGCTCTGGTTCGAGGCGACAGGGCCGATGCCGAGGCAATACGCGACGAAGCCGCCGAGGCTCTCTCCATGATGGGCTTGCGCCTTTCGGAGGAGAAAACCACGCTGGTGCACATCGACGAGGGCTTTGACTTTCTCGGCTGGCGCATCCAGCGCCACCGAAAACAAGGCACGGCGAAGTACTACGTCTACACCTACCCGAGCAAGAAGGCGGTCAAGTCCGTCACGGGAAAAGTGAGGGCGGCCAGCCGATTGGACAAGAACCAGCCGCTCGAAGTCCTGCTGCGCTATCTCAACTCTGTGCTGCGGGGCTGGTGTGTCTACTTCCAGCCCGGGGTTTCAAGTGTCACCTTCCACTTCCTGCGCGCGTTTACCTGGCGCAGGGTCATGGGTTGGCTGCACCGAAAACACCCGCGTGCGAATTGGAAGCAAGTGCGCCGCCGGTATTGCCAGGGCCAGTGGTGGCCGTCAGATGGCGATACGGCGCTGTTCGATCCGGGGCGGATGCGGACTACCCGCTATCGCTACCGAGGGACAGCGATTCCCACTCCGTGGGCGAGCATGATCTGA
- a CDS encoding reverse transcriptase domain-containing protein: MQASLKLVLEPIFEADFLPCSYGFRPNRRAHDAVAEVRLLTSKKYEWIVEGDIKACFDEISHTALMERVRARVGDKRVLALVKAFLKAGILSEDGLLRDNDTGTPQGSILSPLLSNVALSVLDEHIAQAPGGAGTDLNERRRRRRRGLPNYRLVRYADDWCLMVHGTKADAETLREEIAEVLTTMGLRLSQEKTLITHIEQGLDFLGWHIQRHRKPGTNRYYVYTYPAKKALRAIMAKVKTLCREVGTNQPLDALLARINPAVRGWCAYFRPGVSYATFSYLRNYMWHTVWRWVQRKHPKTGRRKIFRRYCGRRSWWTGETRELFNPITVGTTRYRYRGLTIPTPWDATG, from the coding sequence GTGCAGGCATCCTTGAAGCTGGTGCTGGAGCCGATTTTCGAGGCGGACTTCCTCCCGTGCTCCTACGGGTTCCGCCCGAATCGCCGGGCTCACGACGCGGTGGCAGAGGTGCGTCTGCTCACGTCCAAGAAGTACGAGTGGATCGTGGAAGGCGACATCAAGGCCTGCTTCGACGAGATCTCGCACACCGCTCTCATGGAGCGGGTGCGGGCACGCGTCGGGGACAAACGCGTCCTGGCCCTGGTGAAGGCGTTCCTCAAGGCGGGCATCCTCAGTGAGGACGGCCTGCTGCGGGACAACGACACCGGCACCCCGCAGGGTTCGATCCTTTCGCCGTTGCTCAGCAACGTCGCGCTCTCGGTCCTGGACGAGCACATCGCCCAGGCCCCGGGAGGCGCCGGAACTGATCTCAACGAGCGCCGCAGGCGTCGACGCCGAGGTCTGCCCAACTACCGGCTGGTCCGGTACGCGGACGACTGGTGCCTGATGGTTCACGGCACCAAGGCAGACGCCGAAACGCTACGCGAAGAGATCGCCGAAGTCCTCACCACGATGGGCCTGCGCCTGTCCCAGGAGAAGACTCTGATCACCCACATCGAGCAGGGCCTGGACTTCCTCGGCTGGCACATCCAGCGCCACCGAAAGCCAGGCACCAACCGGTATTACGTCTACACCTACCCAGCCAAGAAGGCCCTGCGGGCCATCATGGCCAAGGTCAAGACACTGTGCCGGGAGGTCGGCACGAACCAGCCGCTCGACGCCCTGCTCGCCCGGATCAACCCGGCGGTGCGGGGCTGGTGCGCCTACTTCCGGCCCGGGGTTTCCTACGCGACCTTCTCCTACCTGCGCAACTACATGTGGCACACGGTCTGGAGATGGGTACAGCGCAAGCACCCCAAGACGGGCCGGAGGAAGATCTTCCGCCGCTACTGCGGCCGTAGATCATGGTGGACCGGGGAGACCCGGGAGTTGTTCAACCCGATCACGGTAGGCACCACTCGCTACCGCTACCGGGGCCTGACGATTCCCACCCCCTGGGACGCCACGGGATGA
- a CDS encoding IS110 family transposase, with the protein MAILAEEVDGVIGVDTHRDTLAAAAVSPIGAVLASTDSPANARGYRRLLDFAREHVPGRRCWALEGIGSYGAGLAVFLDQAGERVVEVCRPKRLPNRGGRKTDMLDAIRAAKEALATEHLIQPRLRGEREALRVLLATRHGAVLASTAAINQLKALIVSAPDGLRAELRKLKRPAQIAYCAQLRDRPAQSLEHRMTARALRSTAQRIQALQAEAKDLEKDIHALVADMAPELLDLLGVGPITAAQILVSWSHQGRFRSEAAFASFAGVSPIPASSGLTNRHRLNRSGDRQLNRALHTITLIRMRLDPATKAYVARRITEGKTARDAQRCLKRVICRQLFKTLERIDRPALRSIVDLVQAA; encoded by the coding sequence GTGGCCATCCTCGCAGAAGAAGTCGACGGGGTCATCGGCGTCGACACCCACCGCGACACCCTTGCGGCAGCAGCCGTCAGTCCCATCGGCGCCGTGCTGGCCAGCACCGATTCACCCGCCAACGCCCGCGGCTACCGCCGTCTCCTGGACTTCGCCCGCGAGCACGTCCCCGGGCGGCGCTGCTGGGCTCTGGAGGGTATCGGCAGCTACGGCGCCGGCCTCGCAGTCTTTCTCGACCAAGCAGGCGAGCGCGTCGTCGAGGTCTGCCGGCCCAAGCGGTTGCCCAATCGGGGCGGGCGCAAGACGGACATGCTCGACGCCATCCGGGCCGCGAAGGAAGCGCTGGCCACCGAGCATCTGATCCAACCCCGGCTTCGCGGCGAACGCGAGGCCCTGCGGGTCCTCCTTGCCACCCGTCATGGCGCTGTCCTCGCCTCCACGGCCGCGATCAACCAGCTCAAGGCCCTGATCGTCTCCGCGCCGGATGGGCTCCGAGCCGAGCTACGGAAACTCAAGCGTCCGGCCCAGATCGCCTACTGTGCTCAGCTTCGGGACCGTCCGGCACAGAGCCTTGAGCACCGGATGACGGCGCGGGCCCTGCGATCCACTGCCCAGCGCATCCAAGCCCTACAGGCCGAGGCCAAGGATCTCGAGAAGGACATCCACGCCCTGGTCGCAGACATGGCTCCGGAACTCCTCGACCTGCTCGGCGTCGGTCCGATCACTGCGGCTCAGATCCTGGTCAGTTGGTCCCACCAGGGACGATTTCGTTCCGAAGCGGCCTTCGCCTCCTTCGCCGGCGTCTCACCTATTCCCGCATCGTCCGGACTCACGAACAGGCACCGGCTCAACCGCAGCGGAGACCGGCAGCTCAACCGGGCCCTGCACACCATCACCTTGATCCGCATGCGGCTCGACCCCGCCACGAAGGCGTACGTCGCCCGGAGGATCACTGAGGGAAAGACTGCCCGCGACGCGCAGCGATGCCTCAAGCGCGTCATCTGCCGCCAACTCTTCAAGACCCTCGAACGGATCGACCGCCCCGCACTCAGGAGCATCGTGGATCTTGTTCAAGCGGCTTGA